In Vanessa atalanta chromosome W, ilVanAtal1.2, whole genome shotgun sequence, a genomic segment contains:
- the LOC125075643 gene encoding uncharacterized protein LOC125075643, translating into MANEDGIFNESTPPLTSEEGMNQRHQSISGNSATMALLANTFKDTMCEMMMQMSQENHAALTEMMKMFRSEESRSVRISDIYFPSFDPDKGIVNDVREWVDLITRTQQEYKLKDHEVRLKAAGVLKGRAQTWADDCLLRTTTWAEMKEDMLQTFEPESRYFSEVLKFRRYGINDAESIPEYISNVWKMFKRIVKPDPTDQDAVEFVIGSIKEDGLRTELLNAKCQSVPELIAIAKTMRCTYPPTQERLSSKRMKVDRDRSDQGMTCFVCGKRGHRARWCNQNAIKNGEDRLCVDYRELNTNTVRDNYPLPLISEQLDQLADAKYFTCLDMAAGFHQVPISEASIEKTAFVTPDGQYEYLTMPFGLTNALSVYQRAINKALGELRGKVALVYMDDVLIPSKTINEGIHKLKLVLGNLTKCGFCIHIVKCSFLKISIEYLGFIVANGKVRPSSSKVDALARTPPPTNVKQLRQFNGLALLDLELC; encoded by the exons ATGGCTAATGAAGATGGTATTTTCAATGAAAGCACCCCTCCTCTTACATCAGAAGAGGGGATGAACCAACGCCATCAATCGATTTCTGGAAACTCGGCAACGATGGCTCTTTTAGCTAACACATTTAAGGATACTATGTGTGAAATGATGATGCAAATGTCTCAAGAAAATCATGCTGCTCTTACTGAGATGATGAAAATGTTTAGATCTGAAGAGAGCCGCTCAGTTCGTATTTcagatatttattttccaaGTTTTGATCCTGATAaag GCATTGTTAATGACGTAAGGGAATGGGTAGACCTAATAACAAGAACACAGCAAGAATACAAGTTGAAGGATCACGAAGTGCGACTTAAGGCTGCTGGTGTTCTAAAAGGAAGAGCGCAAACTTGGGCTGATGATTGTCTGCTCAGAACAACCACTTGGGCGGAAATGAAAGAAgatatgctacaaaccttcgAGCCAGAATCAAGATACTTTTCAGAGGTACTCAAATTTAGAAGATATGGTATTAACGACGCTGAAAGCATCCCTGAATACATATCTAATGTATGGAAAATGTTCAAAAGGATTGTTAAACCTGATCCTACTGACCAAGACGCTGTTGAATTTGTAATTGGCAGTATTAAAGAAGACGGGCTTCGGACAGAACTTCTTAACGCCAAATGTCAATCTGTCCCGGAGCTCATTGCGATTGCCAAAACCATGCGATGCACATATCCTCCTACTCAAGAACGTTTATCCAGCAAAAGGATGAAAGTCGACCGTGATAGATCGGATCAAGGTATGACATGTTTTGTATGTGGTAAACGAGGACATCGAGCTCGATGGTGTAATCAAAATGCCATT AAAAATGGAGAAGACAGGCTATGCGTGGACTACAGAGAACTCAACACAAACACCGTAAGAGATAATTACCCACTACCTTTAATCTCTGAACAGCTAGACCAGCTCGCTGATGCCAAATATTTCACTTGTCTTGACATGGCCGCTGGTTTTCACCAAGTACCTATATCTGAAGCATCTATTGAGAAAACTGCATTTGTTACACCTGACGGGCAGTATGAATACTTAACAATGCCTTTTGGTTTAACCAATGCGCTGTCAGTCTATCAAAGAGCAATAAATAAGGCACTAGGGGAACTTAGAGGTAAAGTAGCATTGGTATACATGGATGATGTACTTATACCGAGCAAAACGATTAATGAAGGCATCCATAAATTGAAACTAGTTCTAGGAAATCTTACAAAGTGTGGATTTTGTATCCATATTGTGAAATGCTCATTTCTGAAGATTTCTATCGAATATCTCGGATTCATTGTGGCCAATGGAAAGGTAAGACCTAGCTCATCTAAGGTTGATGCATTAGCCAGAACCCCACCGCCGACAAATGTGAAGCAGTTAAGACAATTTAACGGGTTAGCGCTGTTGGACTTGGAGCTGTGCTAA